A region of Methyloversatilis discipulorum DNA encodes the following proteins:
- a CDS encoding 3'-5' exonuclease: MAAVLVFDIESIPDVAGIRALNNLPDELSDAEVAEFAFQQRRAAVGHDFLPLHLQRVVVISCALRDAKSLKVWSLSEPENGEGQIIQRFYEGIEKLTPQIVSWNGAGFDLPVLHYRGLIHGVTAPRYWEMGEGDGPDAREFKWNNYISRYHSRHLDLMDLLALYQGRGNAPLDDLAKLIGFPGKLGMDGSAVWGAWQRGEIAGIRDYCETDVLNTFLVFQRFQLMRGVLDRAQYDAEIAFVREWLATQPGDHWKEYLAAWKTA, encoded by the coding sequence ATGGCCGCCGTACTCGTATTCGATATCGAAAGCATTCCGGACGTCGCTGGCATCCGCGCGCTCAACAATCTGCCGGATGAGCTGTCCGACGCAGAGGTGGCGGAGTTCGCCTTCCAGCAACGTCGCGCTGCCGTCGGTCACGATTTTCTTCCCCTTCACTTGCAGCGCGTGGTGGTCATTTCGTGCGCGTTGCGCGATGCGAAGTCGCTGAAAGTATGGTCGCTGTCCGAGCCGGAGAACGGCGAGGGCCAGATCATCCAGCGCTTCTACGAGGGCATCGAGAAGCTGACGCCGCAGATCGTGTCGTGGAATGGCGCCGGCTTCGACCTGCCGGTGCTGCACTACCGTGGCCTGATCCATGGCGTGACCGCGCCGCGCTACTGGGAAATGGGCGAGGGCGATGGCCCGGATGCACGCGAATTCAAGTGGAACAACTACATCAGCCGCTACCACTCGCGTCACCTCGATCTGATGGACCTGCTCGCGCTGTATCAGGGCCGTGGCAATGCGCCGCTCGACGATCTGGCGAAGCTGATCGGTTTCCCCGGCAAGCTGGGCATGGATGGGTCGGCGGTATGGGGTGCCTGGCAGCGCGGCGAGATTGCCGGCATCCGCGATTACTGCGAAACCGACGTGCTGAACACCTTCCTCGTGTTCCAGCGCTTCCAGTTGATGCGTGGTGTGCTTGACCGCGCGCAGTACGACGCCGAGATCGCTTTCGTGCGCGAGTGGCTGGCCACCCAGCCGGGTGATCACTGGAAGGAATATCTGGCGGCGTGGAAAACAGCCTGA
- a CDS encoding YdbL family protein, whose product MNTLKRMVLLGAMWAATAWAQGNIEINTPAISQIKSSMQARHTQLAPHYASGAVGLGADGNVVLRDANAVPLAQRQAVQGLVAQENTDRAALYREIARANGHPEWETDIRSTFAQRWIERAQSGWYIQSGGQWSRK is encoded by the coding sequence ATGAACACACTGAAACGCATGGTCCTGCTCGGCGCGATGTGGGCGGCGACGGCATGGGCGCAGGGCAATATCGAAATCAACACGCCGGCGATCAGCCAGATCAAGTCAAGCATGCAGGCAAGGCATACGCAGCTTGCGCCGCATTACGCGTCTGGTGCGGTCGGTCTGGGTGCCGACGGCAACGTCGTGCTGCGCGATGCCAATGCAGTGCCGCTGGCGCAACGGCAGGCGGTACAGGGCCTTGTTGCGCAGGAGAACACGGACCGCGCCGCCCTCTACCGCGAGATCGCCCGCGCCAACGGTCACCCGGAATGGGAGACGGATATCCGCTCGACCTTTGCGCAGCGCTGGATCGAGCGCGCGCAATCGGGCTGGTACATCCAGTCCGGCGGGCAGTGGTCGCGCAAGTAA
- the cysM gene encoding cysteine synthase CysM: MQYKTLEDFVGNTPLVRLQRIPGADNDRRGNVILAKLEGNNPAGSVKDRPALSMIKRAEERGDIKPGDTLIEATSGNTGIALAMVAAMRGYRMILVMPENQSIERRQSMAAYGAELVLTAKEGSMELARDTAEKLRDEGRGVILDQFGNSDNPRAHIEGTGPEIWRDTDGRVTHFVSSMGTTGTIMGTSTYLKSQNPAIQIIGCQPEEGAQIPGIRKWPEAYLPKIYDRSRVDRLEYVGQHDAEEMTRRLAREEGICAGISSGGAMVVALRIAAEVENATIVSIVCDRGDRYLSTGVFPS; encoded by the coding sequence ATGCAATACAAGACTCTCGAAGATTTCGTCGGCAATACGCCGCTGGTGCGCCTGCAGCGCATTCCGGGCGCCGACAACGACCGTCGCGGCAACGTCATCCTGGCGAAGCTGGAAGGCAATAACCCGGCCGGTTCGGTCAAGGACAGGCCGGCGCTGTCCATGATCAAGCGCGCGGAGGAGCGCGGCGACATCAAGCCGGGCGATACGCTGATCGAGGCGACCAGTGGCAACACCGGCATCGCGCTGGCGATGGTTGCGGCCATGCGCGGCTACAGGATGATTCTGGTGATGCCGGAGAACCAGAGCATCGAGCGTCGTCAGAGCATGGCCGCCTATGGCGCAGAACTGGTGCTGACGGCGAAGGAAGGCAGCATGGAACTGGCGCGCGATACGGCCGAGAAACTGCGCGACGAAGGCCGCGGCGTCATCCTCGACCAGTTCGGCAACAGCGACAATCCGCGCGCGCACATCGAAGGAACAGGGCCGGAGATCTGGCGTGACACCGACGGGCGTGTCACCCACTTCGTCAGTTCGATGGGCACCACCGGCACCATCATGGGCACCTCGACCTATCTGAAATCGCAGAACCCGGCGATCCAGATCATCGGCTGCCAGCCGGAAGAGGGCGCGCAGATTCCGGGCATACGCAAGTGGCCCGAGGCCTATCTGCCGAAGATCTACGACCGTAGCCGTGTCGATCGGCTGGAGTACGTCGGCCAGCACGACGCCGAGGAAATGACCCGCCGCCTGGCGCGTGAAGAGGGCATCTGCGCTGGCATCAGCTCAGGCGGCGCGATGGTCGTCGCGTTGCGCATCGCGGCCGAGGTCGAGAATGCGACCATCGTCAGCATCGTGTGCGACCGCGGCGACCGCTACCTCTCCACGGGTGTCTTCCCTTCCTGA
- a CDS encoding ComEA family DNA-binding protein, with amino-acid sequence MRRLFCMLLCLLAAPAFAVLDLNSATEAELDALPGVGPSRAQAIIEHRTKNGPFTSVDELRNVKGIGDKTFAELKPLLVVGAGTSASVAPRANVPAAPQAAPAPSGGFPWWIVAVIAVGAALAFVLMRRRGTPQAPAQVPVSVPEAPVPPARPAAGSAPKPASSSPPPRPAGGATHATSGDVSAPPARPAGAPPRPAGSSAPAQSSAASADTAADAPSSAPPKPAGAPPKPAGSR; translated from the coding sequence ATGCGTCGCCTGTTCTGCATGCTGCTGTGCCTGCTTGCCGCGCCCGCTTTTGCGGTACTCGACCTCAACAGTGCCACGGAAGCCGAACTCGACGCATTGCCCGGCGTCGGGCCGAGTCGCGCGCAGGCCATCATCGAGCACCGCACGAAGAACGGCCCCTTCACCTCGGTGGACGAACTGCGCAACGTGAAGGGCATCGGTGACAAGACCTTTGCCGAACTGAAGCCGCTGCTGGTCGTTGGCGCGGGCACGTCGGCATCCGTCGCGCCGCGTGCCAACGTGCCCGCAGCTCCGCAAGCCGCGCCGGCCCCGTCCGGCGGTTTTCCCTGGTGGATCGTGGCAGTCATTGCCGTCGGCGCAGCGCTCGCTTTCGTACTGATGCGCCGGCGCGGCACGCCGCAGGCGCCTGCACAGGTGCCGGTATCTGTGCCCGAAGCGCCTGTGCCGCCCGCCAGACCTGCCGCCGGCAGCGCACCGAAACCCGCCTCATCCTCGCCGCCGCCGCGTCCGGCGGGTGGCGCGACGCACGCCACGTCGGGTGACGTCTCGGCACCGCCGGCGCGACCGGCCGGTGCGCCGCCCCGGCCGGCGGGCAGCAGTGCGCCCGCCCAGTCGTCTGCCGCATCGGCCGACACTGCAGCAGATGCTCCATCGTCCGCGCCGCCAAAGCCGGCGGGCGCGCCACCCAAACCGGCCGGCTCGCGCTGA
- the rfaE1 gene encoding D-glycero-beta-D-manno-heptose-7-phosphate kinase has protein sequence MSLTLPDTRNARILVAGDVMLDRYWFGDVQRISPEAPVPVVKIDRVEERPGGAANVARNCAALGAKVSLLSVVGADDAGRTLRAQMKAAHIAASLHEDPQLDTTIKLRVIGRQQQLLRIDFESAPAREVLCAKLDEFARRVKDVDVVILSDYGKGALADIRDMMDIARAAGKPVLVDPKGDDYTRYAGATLLKPNRSELREVVGSWADDDDLARRATALRDELGLGALLLTRSDAGMSLYAAEGVTHERALAREVYDVSGAGDTVIAAMAVMMASGCSQVDAMRLANRAAGIVVGKLGTAVCGLDELAADLRHGAI, from the coding sequence ATGAGCCTGACGCTTCCCGATACCCGCAACGCGCGCATCCTGGTCGCTGGCGACGTGATGCTGGACCGCTACTGGTTCGGCGACGTGCAGCGCATCTCTCCCGAAGCGCCGGTGCCGGTGGTGAAGATCGACCGCGTCGAGGAAAGACCGGGCGGTGCGGCCAACGTGGCACGCAACTGCGCGGCACTCGGTGCGAAGGTGAGCCTGCTGTCGGTGGTCGGCGCCGACGACGCCGGTCGCACCCTGCGCGCGCAGATGAAGGCCGCACATATCGCGGCCAGCCTGCACGAAGATCCGCAGCTCGACACCACGATCAAACTGCGGGTGATCGGCCGCCAGCAGCAGTTGCTGCGCATCGATTTCGAGAGCGCGCCGGCGCGCGAGGTGCTGTGTGCCAAGCTCGACGAGTTCGCGCGCCGCGTGAAGGACGTCGACGTGGTCATCCTGTCCGACTACGGCAAGGGCGCGCTGGCGGACATCCGCGACATGATGGACATCGCGCGTGCGGCCGGAAAGCCGGTGCTGGTCGACCCCAAGGGCGACGACTACACGCGCTACGCTGGCGCCACGCTGCTCAAGCCCAACCGCAGCGAACTGCGCGAAGTGGTCGGCAGCTGGGCCGACGACGACGATCTGGCGCGCCGCGCCACCGCGCTGCGCGATGAACTGGGGCTGGGGGCGTTGCTGCTCACGCGCTCCGACGCGGGTATGAGTCTCTACGCTGCCGAAGGTGTGACGCACGAGCGCGCGCTGGCGCGCGAGGTGTACGACGTCAGCGGTGCCGGCGACACGGTGATCGCCGCGATGGCGGTCATGATGGCCAGCGGTTGCTCGCAGGTCGATGCAATGCGACTGGCCAATCGCGCGGCTGGCATCGTGGTCGGCAAGCTGGGAACCGCCGTGTGCGGGCTCGATGAACTCGCCGCCGACCTGCGCCACGGCGCCATCTGA
- the lapB gene encoding lipopolysaccharide assembly protein LapB codes for MEIELWWLLALPLFFGLGWLAARIDIRHLVRESRALPRSYFAGLNFLLNEQPDRAIDSFIEATSKDPQTVELQFALGNLFRRRGETDRAIQIHQALAAREDARAEQRLNARLELGLDFLKAGLLDRAEEAFVGLRGSAVDIEALHHLLDIYQQEKEWHKAIDVARALPENESHRAQKDIAQFLCELATQALAQSRMGDARTLLGEALATHRKCVRALMLLGDAAAAEQKWEEAIEHWQRIEQQNPVYLALVASRMADAYRKLGRERQGITLLKSYLERHASLDLLDVVFKEELDAEGPAGALTLVREELRRNPTLLGLDKLLEAQLQTLPPEARTDSDLMKNIIHAHTRRVARYRCDSCGFKARQFHWRCPACGGWETYPPKRTEEFDLTP; via the coding sequence ATGGAAATAGAACTTTGGTGGCTCCTGGCCCTGCCGCTCTTCTTCGGGCTGGGCTGGCTTGCCGCGCGCATCGACATCCGGCATTTGGTGCGCGAGTCGCGCGCGCTGCCGCGCTCCTACTTCGCCGGTCTGAATTTCCTGCTGAACGAACAGCCGGACCGCGCGATCGACTCCTTCATCGAGGCGACGAGCAAGGACCCGCAGACCGTGGAGCTGCAATTTGCGCTCGGCAATCTGTTCCGCCGCCGCGGTGAAACCGATCGTGCGATCCAGATCCATCAGGCGCTCGCCGCCCGCGAGGACGCGCGGGCCGAACAGCGGCTGAATGCTCGCCTCGAACTGGGTCTCGACTTCCTCAAGGCCGGACTGCTGGACCGCGCAGAGGAGGCATTCGTCGGCCTGCGCGGCAGTGCGGTCGATATCGAGGCCCTGCATCACCTGCTGGATATCTACCAGCAGGAAAAGGAATGGCACAAGGCGATCGACGTCGCCCGCGCGCTGCCGGAGAACGAATCGCACCGCGCGCAGAAGGACATCGCGCAGTTTCTGTGCGAACTCGCCACACAGGCGCTGGCGCAGTCCCGCATGGGCGACGCGCGGACCCTGCTCGGCGAGGCGCTGGCCACGCACCGCAAGTGCGTGCGCGCATTGATGCTGCTCGGTGATGCAGCCGCCGCTGAGCAGAAGTGGGAAGAGGCGATCGAACACTGGCAGCGCATCGAGCAGCAGAATCCGGTCTATCTGGCGCTGGTGGCCTCGCGCATGGCCGACGCCTACCGCAAGCTCGGACGCGAGCGTCAGGGCATCACGCTGCTGAAGAGTTATCTGGAGCGGCACGCATCGCTCGATCTGCTCGACGTCGTGTTCAAGGAGGAACTCGACGCCGAAGGCCCGGCCGGCGCGCTGACGCTGGTGCGCGAGGAGTTGCGCCGCAATCCCACCCTGCTTGGTCTGGACAAGCTGCTGGAGGCGCAGTTGCAGACGCTGCCGCCGGAGGCGCGCACCGATTCCGATCTGATGAAGAACATCATCCACGCGCACACGCGGCGCGTGGCGCGCTACCGTTGCGACAGCTGCGGCTTCAAGGCGCGCCAGTTCCACTGGCGCTGCCCGGCCTGCGGCGGCTGGGAAACCTATCCGCCCAAGCGCACCGAAGAATTCGACCTGACGCCCTGA
- a CDS encoding LapA family protein — MAILNWLLRIVVFLLLLGLAARNSDPVTVRFFFGHEWRVELSLVLLALFFFGALLGTLAGWSLARSRAAHDGQSPTAD; from the coding sequence ATGGCGATACTTAACTGGCTGCTGCGCATCGTCGTCTTCCTGTTGCTGCTCGGCCTCGCGGCCCGCAACAGTGATCCGGTGACGGTGCGCTTCTTCTTCGGACACGAGTGGCGCGTGGAGTTGTCTCTCGTACTGCTCGCCCTGTTCTTCTTCGGCGCCCTGCTGGGCACACTGGCCGGGTGGTCGCTGGCGCGCAGTCGCGCCGCGCACGACGGACAATCGCCGACCGCCGACTGA
- a CDS encoding integration host factor subunit beta, which yields MTKSELITRLATRFPQLVAKDADYAVKMILDEMTAALVRGDRIEIRGFGSFSLNHRPPRVGRNPKSGEKVMVPEKRVPHFKAGKELRERVDNALNTAGLVA from the coding sequence ATGACCAAATCCGAACTGATCACCCGGTTGGCCACCCGCTTCCCGCAACTGGTCGCCAAGGACGCCGATTACGCCGTGAAGATGATCCTCGATGAAATGACCGCAGCGCTGGTGCGCGGCGATCGGATCGAAATCCGCGGTTTCGGCAGCTTTTCGCTGAACCATCGCCCGCCGCGCGTGGGCCGCAACCCGAAGTCGGGCGAGAAGGTCATGGTGCCCGAGAAGCGGGTACCGCATTTCAAGGCGGGCAAGGAACTGCGCGAGCGCGTCGACAACGCGCTGAACACCGCAGGCCTCGTGGCCTGA
- the rpsA gene encoding 30S ribosomal protein S1, with protein MSQVAQSSDSMESFAALFEESLTRQEMRAGEVITAEVMRVDQNFVVVNAGLKSESYISIDEFRTDRGELTVAPGDYVSVAIEMLEDGYGETRLSRDKAKRIAAWNELEKALGDGSIVKGLVSGKVKGGLTVMTNGIRAFLPGSLVDLRPVKDTTPYENKEFEFKVIKLDRKRNNVVVSRRAVLELTAGEEREKLLENLKEGTVVKGIVKNITDYGAFVDLGGIDGLLHITDLAWRRVRHPSEVLAVGDEVEAKVLKFDAEKNRVSLGLKQLGEDPWVGISRRYPQGTRLFGKVTNLTDYGAFVEIEQGIEGLVHVSEMDWTNKNIHPTKVVQLGDEVEVMILEIDEDRRRISLGMKQCMPNPWEDFSMNHKKGDKVRGQIKSITDFGVFIGLTGAIDGLVHLSDLSWSLPGEEAVRNYKKGDEVEAVVLSIDVERERISLGVKQMDGDPFTNFIATHDKNSVVRGTVKTVDAKGAVIALNEDVEGYLRASEASRDRVEDLTTILNVGDEVEAMIVNLDRKTRSITLSVRAKDQAEQNDAIQKIQAEGTSASSGTTNLGALLKAKLKNS; from the coding sequence ATGTCCCAAGTTGCCCAGTCGTCCGACTCCATGGAAAGTTTTGCCGCGCTGTTCGAGGAAAGCCTCACGCGCCAGGAAATGCGCGCCGGTGAAGTCATCACCGCCGAAGTCATGCGCGTGGATCAGAATTTCGTCGTCGTCAATGCCGGCCTGAAGTCGGAAAGCTACATCTCGATCGACGAATTCCGCACCGATCGCGGTGAACTGACGGTCGCCCCCGGCGATTACGTCAGCGTTGCAATCGAAATGCTCGAGGACGGCTACGGTGAAACCCGCCTGTCCCGCGACAAGGCCAAGCGCATCGCCGCATGGAACGAACTGGAAAAGGCACTGGGCGATGGCTCCATCGTCAAGGGTCTGGTGTCGGGCAAGGTCAAGGGTGGTCTGACCGTCATGACCAACGGCATCCGCGCCTTCCTGCCGGGTTCGCTGGTCGACCTGCGTCCGGTCAAGGACACCACGCCGTACGAAAACAAGGAATTCGAATTCAAGGTCATCAAGCTCGACCGCAAGCGCAACAACGTCGTTGTGTCGCGTCGCGCCGTGCTCGAACTGACCGCCGGTGAAGAGCGCGAGAAGCTGCTCGAGAACCTCAAGGAAGGCACCGTCGTCAAGGGTATCGTCAAGAACATCACCGACTACGGCGCGTTCGTCGACCTCGGTGGTATCGACGGCCTGCTGCACATCACCGATCTGGCCTGGCGCCGCGTGCGTCACCCGTCGGAAGTGCTGGCGGTCGGTGACGAAGTCGAAGCCAAGGTGCTCAAGTTCGACGCCGAGAAGAACCGCGTGTCGCTGGGCCTCAAACAGCTGGGCGAAGATCCGTGGGTCGGCATCTCGCGCCGCTACCCGCAGGGCACCCGCCTGTTCGGCAAGGTGACCAACCTGACCGATTACGGCGCATTCGTCGAAATCGAGCAGGGCATCGAAGGCCTGGTCCACGTGTCCGAAATGGACTGGACCAACAAGAACATCCACCCGACCAAGGTTGTCCAGCTGGGCGACGAGGTCGAAGTGATGATTCTGGAAATCGACGAAGACCGTCGCCGGATTTCGCTGGGCATGAAGCAGTGCATGCCGAATCCGTGGGAAGACTTCTCGATGAACCACAAGAAGGGCGACAAGGTCCGCGGTCAGATCAAGTCGATCACCGACTTCGGCGTGTTCATCGGCCTGACCGGCGCCATCGATGGCCTGGTTCACCTGTCCGACCTGTCGTGGTCGCTGCCCGGCGAAGAAGCCGTGCGCAACTACAAGAAGGGCGACGAAGTCGAGGCCGTCGTGCTGTCGATCGATGTCGAGCGCGAGCGCATCTCGCTCGGCGTCAAGCAGATGGATGGAGACCCCTTCACCAACTTCATCGCCACCCACGACAAGAACAGCGTCGTCCGCGGCACCGTGAAGACGGTGGATGCCAAGGGCGCCGTGATCGCGCTGAACGAGGATGTCGAGGGCTACCTGCGCGCCTCGGAAGCTTCGCGTGACCGCGTCGAAGACCTGACGACCATCCTCAATGTCGGCGACGAAGTCGAGGCGATGATCGTCAATCTGGACCGCAAGACCCGTTCGATCACGCTGTCGGTGCGTGCGAAGGATCAGGCTGAACAGAACGACGCCATCCAGAAGATCCAGGCTGAAGGCACCTCCGCCAGCAGCGGTACGACCAATCTGGGCGCGCTGCTGAAGGCGAAGCTGAAGAACTCCTGA
- the cmk gene encoding (d)CMP kinase, whose translation MNDVPVIAIDGPSASGKGTVAARVAAALGFHLLDSGALYRLTAVAAMRAGVALDDEPALGKLAAALDVRFADGSTWLAGEEVSDAMRSEAASVGASKVAVYGAVRAALLERQRAFRQPPGLVGDGRDMGSVVFPDARLKVFLTASVEIRAERRYKQLIEKGVSASLESLSQDLRERDERDRNRTHAPLVQLPDAILLDTSSMTADAAVQFVLDAWEKVKAG comes from the coding sequence ATGAACGACGTTCCGGTCATTGCAATCGACGGCCCGTCGGCCTCCGGCAAAGGTACGGTCGCCGCGCGCGTTGCGGCGGCACTGGGATTTCACCTGCTGGACAGCGGCGCGCTCTACCGCCTGACCGCGGTGGCGGCGATGCGCGCCGGCGTGGCGCTCGACGACGAGCCGGCGCTCGGAAAACTCGCCGCGGCGCTCGATGTGCGCTTCGCTGACGGCTCAACCTGGCTGGCCGGCGAAGAGGTGTCGGACGCGATGCGCAGCGAGGCGGCGTCGGTTGGCGCCTCGAAGGTGGCCGTCTATGGCGCGGTGCGAGCCGCGCTGCTCGAGCGCCAGCGCGCCTTCCGGCAGCCGCCGGGGCTGGTCGGCGACGGCCGCGACATGGGTTCGGTGGTGTTTCCGGATGCCCGCCTGAAGGTATTCCTGACCGCCAGCGTCGAGATTCGCGCCGAACGCCGCTATAAGCAGTTGATCGAAAAAGGTGTTTCTGCTAGTCTGGAAAGTCTTTCGCAAGATTTGCGGGAACGGGACGAGCGGGATCGCAACCGGACACATGCGCCACTGGTGCAATTGCCCGATGCCATTCTGCTCGATACCAGTTCGATGACCGCGGATGCCGCCGTCCAGTTCGTGCTGGACGCGTGGGAAAAAGTGAAAGCGGGCTGA
- the aroA gene encoding 3-phosphoshikimate 1-carboxyvinyltransferase, translating to MKTEFLDLPPVSSARGTLRLPGSKSISNRALLLAALAEGDTLLHDLLSSDDVDRMLDALRTLSVDWRHAGGDDYVISGTGGRFPVKKADLFLGNAGTAFRPLTAVLALMGGEYRLHGVPRMHERPIGDLVDALRQVGARIDYEGNDGFPPLRIHPAQINDVPVVRVRGDVSSQFLTGLLMALPLIGRAVRIEVEGELISKPYVDITLALMRQFGVNAEREGWAAINLPAGARYVSPGECFVEGDASSASYFLAAGAIGGGPMRVEGVGRDSVQGDVAFAQALEQLGAVVAMGPNWIEARAPEGGRLRAFDLDLNHIPDAAMTLAICALFADGPSRLRNIASWRVKETDRISAMAIELRKLGAVVEEGADYLAITPPATLTPGAAIDTYDDHRMAMCFSLATLGGVPVRIMDPGCVAKTFPDYFKRWSEVAA from the coding sequence ATGAAGACCGAATTCCTCGACCTCCCGCCCGTATCGTCCGCCCGCGGCACGCTGCGGCTTCCCGGCTCCAAGAGCATTTCCAACCGCGCGCTGCTGCTGGCCGCACTGGCCGAGGGCGATACGCTGCTGCACGACCTGCTGTCGTCGGACGACGTCGATCGCATGCTCGACGCGCTGCGCACGCTGTCCGTGGACTGGCGCCATGCCGGTGGCGACGACTACGTCATCAGTGGCACCGGTGGTCGTTTCCCGGTCAAGAAGGCGGATCTGTTCCTCGGCAATGCCGGTACCGCCTTCCGTCCGCTCACCGCCGTGCTGGCGCTGATGGGCGGCGAGTACCGGCTGCACGGCGTGCCGCGCATGCATGAGCGGCCGATCGGCGATCTGGTCGACGCGCTGCGCCAGGTCGGTGCCCGCATCGACTACGAGGGCAATGACGGCTTTCCGCCCTTGCGCATCCATCCGGCGCAGATCAACGACGTGCCGGTGGTGCGCGTGCGCGGCGATGTGTCCAGCCAGTTCCTGACCGGGCTGCTGATGGCCTTGCCGCTGATTGGGCGCGCCGTGCGCATCGAGGTCGAGGGCGAGCTGATTTCCAAGCCCTACGTCGACATCACGCTGGCGCTGATGCGCCAGTTCGGCGTCAACGCCGAGCGTGAGGGCTGGGCGGCGATCAATCTGCCGGCCGGCGCACGTTACGTGTCGCCCGGCGAGTGCTTCGTCGAGGGCGACGCGTCGTCCGCGTCGTATTTCCTTGCCGCAGGCGCCATCGGCGGAGGCCCGATGCGTGTCGAGGGCGTCGGTCGCGACTCGGTGCAGGGCGATGTCGCCTTCGCGCAGGCACTCGAACAGCTGGGCGCCGTGGTGGCGATGGGCCCGAACTGGATCGAGGCGCGCGCGCCCGAGGGCGGTCGTCTGCGCGCCTTCGATCTCGATCTGAATCACATTCCGGATGCCGCGATGACGCTGGCCATCTGCGCGCTGTTCGCCGACGGCCCGAGCCGGCTGCGCAATATCGCCAGCTGGCGGGTCAAGGAAACCGACCGCATTTCCGCGATGGCGATCGAACTGCGCAAGCTGGGCGCCGTTGTCGAGGAGGGCGCCGATTATCTCGCCATCACCCCGCCGGCGACCCTGACGCCGGGTGCTGCCATCGACACCTACGACGATCACCGGATGGCGATGTGCTTCTCGCTCGCTACGCTGGGTGGTGTGCCGGTGCGCATCATGGACCCGGGCTGCGTGGCCAAGACCTTCCCCGATTACTTCAAGCGCTGGTCGGAGGTGGCGGCATGA
- a CDS encoding prephenate dehydrogenase: protein MSAPLIGRLVVVGVGLIGGSFAAALRRAGQVGEIVGVGRSAESKREALELGLIDRAESDWAAALAGADLVLLAMPVGQMDAVMSAMLPHLSPHTVVTDAGSTKGDVVVAARRCFGDRVGQFVPGHPIAGAEKSGPQAARADLYERRRVVLTPLAENGGAAIELVRQAWLACGALLTVTTPEHHDRWLASVSHLPHLLSFALVSELAARPNAEEIFNLAGGGFRDFTRIAASHPEMWRDIFFANREALLTELSAYETELARYRALIESGDAAGLEVLIGTAREARTAWAQRQG from the coding sequence GTGAGCGCACCGCTGATCGGACGTCTGGTCGTCGTCGGCGTCGGCCTGATCGGCGGCTCCTTTGCCGCTGCACTGCGCCGTGCCGGCCAGGTCGGGGAAATCGTCGGTGTCGGCCGCAGTGCCGAGAGCAAGCGCGAAGCGCTGGAGCTCGGCCTGATCGATCGCGCCGAATCCGACTGGGCCGCGGCGCTCGCGGGCGCCGACCTGGTGCTGCTGGCGATGCCGGTCGGCCAGATGGACGCGGTCATGTCGGCGATGCTGCCCCACCTGTCGCCGCATACCGTGGTCACCGATGCCGGCAGCACCAAGGGCGACGTCGTCGTGGCGGCCCGCCGCTGCTTCGGCGACCGTGTGGGTCAGTTCGTGCCCGGGCATCCGATCGCCGGTGCCGAGAAGAGTGGACCCCAGGCGGCGCGTGCCGATCTGTACGAACGGCGCCGCGTCGTGCTGACGCCGCTGGCCGAGAACGGCGGCGCGGCCATCGAACTGGTGCGCCAGGCCTGGCTGGCCTGCGGCGCACTGCTGACGGTCACCACGCCGGAGCACCACGACCGCTGGCTGGCGTCGGTCAGCCATCTGCCGCATCTGCTGTCCTTCGCGCTGGTGTCGGAACTGGCTGCGCGTCCGAACGCCGAGGAGATCTTCAACCTTGCGGGCGGCGGTTTTCGCGATTTCACCCGCATCGCCGCCAGTCATCCGGAAATGTGGCGCGACATCTTCTTCGCCAATCGCGAAGCGCTGCTGACAGAACTGAGTGCCTACGAAACAGAACTTGCACGCTACCGCGCACTGATTGAATCCGGTGACGCCGCCGGCCTCGAAGTGCTGATCGGCACCGCGCGCGAAGCACGTACCGCCTGGGCGCAACGCCAGGGCTGA